A single window of Nicotiana tomentosiformis chromosome 1, ASM39032v3, whole genome shotgun sequence DNA harbors:
- the LOC138906969 gene encoding uncharacterized protein, protein MPSEVARQLRDEPEEGEENLACVQANVVIQQSSDLAKENQGNLAIILEQEKIGIIPSRAKMIEGDTEGGSSREIEYISRDEFGIVDISGSPHILDNMIREFIMLEDRSYEGIQESADIHGFLEGLESGASEEVNDFGGMPDSVLHHKAFFRIREEHDAEVWSLTEKSDSYKLLSEKLLVDLTATQEEHEEMAEQVDGLLAEAEEFKKNMDILASKKEAVQAQLKLSDAQLQSTKENALGMIEKMKELQHRLDLATSDKAGLANELEVARSEVIEANKRADAKVSQFRIDVKVKQDKAKSMVEHAKWQARREALEEISAQGFDVGAKIEVARAEKNKARRLAFPEEDSDDSGESEDEEDTENTTSDEDRSI, encoded by the exons ATGCCTTCGGAAGTGGCCCGCCAATTAAGGGACGAGcctgaagaaggagaggagaatttagcctgtgtacaggctaatgttgtgattcaacagtcTTCCGATTTGGCGAAAGAAAATCAGGGAAACCTGGCCATAATCCTAGAACAAGAAAAAATCGGGATTATCCCTTCTCGAGCTAAGATGATTGAAGGGGATACCGAGGGTGGGTCTTCTCGGGAAATAGAATATATTTCAAGGGATGAGTTCGGGATAGTTGATATTAGCGGATCCCCTCATATTTTGGATAACATGATTCGAGAGTTTatcatgttggaggatcggtcctATGAGGGCATTCAGGAGTCGGCCGATATCCACGGTTTTCTGGAGGGGCTTGAGTCAGGTGCCTCAGAGGAGGTTAACGATTTTGGTGGAATGCCG GATTCGGTGTTGCATCACAAGGCCTTTTTTCgaatccgggaggagcatgaTGCTGAGGTTTGGAGCCTCACCgagaagagtgactcgtacaaGCTCCTCAGTGAAAAACTTCTAGTAGATTTGACAGCAACTCAGGAAGAGCACGAGGAGATGGCCGAGCAG GTAGATGGGCTACtggccgaggcagaagaatttaaaaagaaTATGGATATCCTTGCCTCAAAAAAGGAAGCCGTTCAAGCTCAGTTGAAGCTGTCTGATGCCCAACTTCAATCTACGAAAGAAAATGCTTTGGGGATGATCGAgaagatgaaagagcttcagcatcggttggatttggccacttcagATAAAGCAGGTTTGGCTAatgaacttgaagtggccagatctgaggtgatcgaggccaataAAAGAGCCGATGCCAAAGTGTCTCAGTTTAGGATCGATGTTAAGGTTAAGCAAGACAAAgccaagagcatggtcgaacatgcaaaatggcaagctcggaGAGAAGCTCTCGAGGAGATCAGTGCTCAGGGCTTCGACGTTGGGGCCAAGATTGAAGTCGCTAGGGCGGAGAAGAACAAAGCTCgaaggttggcctttcctgaggaggacTCCGATGACTCGGGTGAGTCTGAAGATGAGGAAGATACCGAGAACACGACCTCCGATGAAGATCGATCCATTTAG